caacaacagaatcGTTTCCATACACGATACAGGAAACTTTGTATTGTCTGAAACCGACACAGATACAGCTATTTGGGAGAGTTTCGATCACCCAACTGATACGTTTTTACCTCAGATGAAGGTTCGTGTGAATCCACAAACCGGAGATAACCACGTTTTCGTCTCTTGGAGATCTGAGACCGATCCTTCTCCTGGTAATTACTCATTAGGGGTTGATCCTTCTGGAGCACCAGAGATTGTGCTTTGGGAAGGGAACAAGACGAGGAAGTGGCGAAGCGGTCAATGGAACTCCGCGGTTTTTACGGGGATTCCGATTATGTCTCGGTTGACGAATTACCTTTACGGGTTTAAGCTTTCGTCTCCACCAGATGAAACAGGTAGCGTGTACTTCACGTATGTTCCTTCGGATCCATCTATGTTGCTTAGGTTTAAGGTTCTTTATAATGGTACTGAAGAGGAGTTGAGATGGAACGAGACTTTGAAGAAGTGGACTAAGTTTCAGTCTGAGCCAGATACTGAGTGTGATCAGTATAATCGTTGTGGGAAGTTTGGTATTTGTGATATGAAGGGCACTAATGGGATATGTAGCTGTGTTCATGGTTATGAGCCAGTCTCTGTAGGGAACTGGAGTAGAGGTTGTAGAAGAAGAACACCTTTGAAGTGTGAGAGGAACAAAAGTGTTGGAGATGATGAGTTCTTGACTCTTAAATCTGTCAAGTTGCCGGATTTTGAGATCCCTGAACATGATCTTGTTGATCCTTCGGATTGTAGAGAGAGATGTCTGAAGAATTGTTCTTGCAATGCTTATACTGTTATTGGTGGTATTGGATGCATGATTTGGAACCAAGATTTAGTAGATTTACAGCAGTTTGAAGCTGGTGGTTCCTCGCTTCATATCCGTGTTGCTGATTCCGAAATAGGGGGGAAGAAGAAATCCAAGAATGTGGTGATCATTGTCGCGGTTGTTGTTGGTGTGGTTTTGTTAGGTgtctttgctctgtttctatGGAGATTCAAGAGAAAGAAAGGtactaatttttgttctttcttgatttCCTAGTCAAAAAGATCTTCTTGATTCACTTCTCTTTATTATCTGCAGATGTTTCTGGAGCATATTGTGGTAAGAGCACTGATACATcggttgttgttgctgttacGACCAAGAGTAAAGAAACCACTTCAGCTTTTTCAGGATCTGTTGATATAATGATTGAAGGAAAAGCTGTTAACACATCAGAGTTACCTGTATTTTCTCTGAATGCTATAGCCACAGCTACTAATGACTTCTGTAAAGAGAATGAGCTTGGAAGAGGAGGATTTGGACCAGTCTACAAGGTTGATTGATTACATCTATTTTGGTAGACAAAGTTTCGTGTTTCCAGGTTTGTGATGTTTTTATTGATGATTgacaatgtttattttttttcgttcaGGGTGTTCTTGAAGATGGGCGTGAGATAGCTGTGAAGAGATTGTCTGGTAAATCTGGACAAGGAGTTGATGAATTCAAGAATGAGATTATTCTCATAGCGAAGCTTCAACATCGTAATCTTGTAAGGTTACTTGGATGTTGCTTTGAGGGTGAAGAGAAAATGCTTGTTTATGAGTATATGCCTAACAAAAGCTtagacttcttcctcttcggtACGTTTCCTTTTTAAAGATTAATAACTAAGAGAATTAAGTTTTTCACTTTCATTCTTCttattgttgttcttttgtATGTAACAGATGAAACGAAACAAGAGTTGATAGACTGGAATCTGCGGTTTTCGATCATTGAAGGGATTGCTAGAGGGTTGCTTTATCTTCATAGGGATTCAAGATTGAGAATCATTCATAGAGATTTGAAGGTTAGCAATGTGTTGTTAGATGGAGAGATGAATCCAAAGATATCAGATTTTGGTATGGCAAGGATCTTTGGTGGTAACCAAAATGAAGCTAACACGGTTCGCGTCGTTGGAACttagtaagtaaaaaaacagaattccaaaacagagcaaatgtTTCATTTGAATGACGAGAAAATCATGTTCTTAacgggttttttttgtttttttttttgtaaatttagcgGATACATGTCACCAGAATACGCGATGGAAGGACTTTTCTCGGTGAAATCCGATGTTTACAGCTTCGGTGTCTTGTTGCTTGAGATAGTTAGTGGGAAGAGGAACACAAGTCTTCGATCTTCTGAGCATGGAAGCCTCATTGGTCATGTAAGTTTCCTAAAACCAACGAGTAAAAAAGACTATTGTTCTCTCTAAATGGgtatttgaaaatttggtttggtttacaaTGCTCTAATCAATGATGGGAAATGAAATGGTTTGCAGGCTTGGTATTTGTATACTCATGGGAGATCAGAGGAGCTTGTGGATCCAAAGATCAGGGTAACGTGCAATAAGCGTGAGGCCTTAAGGTGCATACATGTGGCGATGTTGTGTGTTCAAGATTCGGCTGCGGATAGACCGAACATGGCTGCGGTTTTGTTGATGTTAGAGAGTGACACAGCGACGCTTGCTGTGCCAAGACAGCCAACGTTTACTTCTACTAGAAGAAACTCTATTGATGTCAACTTTGCTCTTGATTCGAGCCAACAGTACATTGTTTCTTCTAATGAGATCACTTCTACGGTTGTCCTTGGGCGATaagattctttcttcttcttctttttttttttgtaaagtttctTATTATAATTGTGACAACGTATGATTTTTTAAGTTAATTTAGTTAGGGTAATATTGGTTGTTAAAATTATGTTGGCAAAGTGAAATGTATGAATGGGCTTTTATTTTGATGTTGAAATCAGTATTAacatttttcaagtacattttggtttatgcccttaagttttaattatttaattttttttgcaacattaaccctaaaacaattccataaataacatgcagagaaactcaaatactaaactttcttaaattgaccaacatttgttacatttattgccataaagtcttaacaacatctatacattccgatttttccaaaaacaactctatccattaaagttttaactcattaaatctccaaaactatttttatggatgctagaatctctcaaatttaaatgatatacaacagattttccataacaaaagtttacaatatccataattatattaacattaataaattttctaaaccgaaaatccaattataaaatgtcacattaaatatgttgaaaacccccatataatttggttaatttttatttttttgaagaattaccaaaaaaaataaaattctattaattatcataaactatatattgacatggaaaaattataaactatataagtatGCTAATTTggaaaaacaattaacataattaaacttgataaaaaacttatatagaattttttttgcgCAAAAATTTATTtcgattttggtgagacgggttggcattaatcctATATAGgaagttaagtggaattgttttttttttaaacacttttagatgtgtaccaggagataaatgtattactagactatagatataccacacgggttaaaaccttgaaaacaatacaaaaatcctatactttgaatacttatatcaaatacctgtaaaattttatatatttttaaattaataaaacaataataaaataacaaatgaatacaatataatttaaaatttttaaaattaaaaatattgtcccgcggtgtagCGCGGATTAAATCCTAGTTATGTTTCTACgtatatgtcaaattaattaagGCTAATTGCAAAAAATATCCACTAATTTTTCcatgtttagcaaaaaaaatctactgcagtcttaattattttcccttccaaaaaatactattaatttaCATACCAATTGAGCAACTTACCATTATAATTAGATAATAATCAGCTAAAAAAATGATGGAGTAATAAGATTAATgatcaaaaataatatgaaaattttttaaggtaaataaataaataatattttacataacaaaatagtagttttgaaaagtatttaaattaattaatgatattGTTGAAAGAGGACCATCATAACTGTTTAAAATCGACAAGAGTAGACATCTATTCTTCAAACATTGGATGGAgattattatgtattt
The sequence above is a segment of the Camelina sativa cultivar DH55 chromosome 10, Cs, whole genome shotgun sequence genome. Coding sequences within it:
- the LOC104718193 gene encoding G-type lectin S-receptor-like serine/threonine-protein kinase B120, yielding MINFHKTFYFFFFFFFFLYESSMAAETLRRGESLRDGVNHKPLVSPQKTFELGFFSPGASTSRYLGIWYGNIEEKAVVWVANRATPISDQSGVLTISNDGNLVLLDGKNITVWSTSIKSSSNNNNNNNNRIVSIHDTGNFVLSETDTDTAIWESFDHPTDTFLPQMKVRVNPQTGDNHVFVSWRSETDPSPGNYSLGVDPSGAPEIVLWEGNKTRKWRSGQWNSAVFTGIPIMSRLTNYLYGFKLSSPPDETGSVYFTYVPSDPSMLLRFKVLYNGTEEELRWNETLKKWTKFQSEPDTECDQYNRCGKFGICDMKGTNGICSCVHGYEPVSVGNWSRGCRRRTPLKCERNKSVGDDEFLTLKSVKLPDFEIPEHDLVDPSDCRERCLKNCSCNAYTVIGGIGCMIWNQDLVDLQQFEAGGSSLHIRVADSEIGGKKKSKNVVIIVAVVVGVVLLGVFALFLWRFKRKKDVSGAYCGKSTDTSVVVAVTTKSKETTSAFSGSVDIMIEGKAVNTSELPVFSLNAIATATNDFCKENELGRGGFGPVYKGVLEDGREIAVKRLSGKSGQGVDEFKNEIILIAKLQHRNLVRLLGCCFEGEEKMLVYEYMPNKSLDFFLFDETKQELIDWNLRFSIIEGIARGLLYLHRDSRLRIIHRDLKVSNVLLDGEMNPKISDFGMARIFGGNQNEANTVRVVGTYGYMSPEYAMEGLFSVKSDVYSFGVLLLEIVSGKRNTSLRSSEHGSLIGHAWYLYTHGRSEELVDPKIRVTCNKREALRCIHVAMLCVQDSAADRPNMAAVLLMLESDTATLAVPRQPTFTSTRRNSIDVNFALDSSQQYIVSSNEITSTVVLGR